One genomic segment of Myxococcales bacterium includes these proteins:
- a CDS encoding prolyl oligopeptidase family serine peptidase produces MVRPASLAASFLALALSAFACSSSESTAVTPTGGADAGVVDPQKAEDVPAVAIQASTDDCPAAYQGKAPAPGWNRGFEVAGQKRDFWAIFPEGDSTTPAPVFMAYNGTSENGQAFAERADLAAFAKRGFVVLAPSSVGNGAIWPIWDSMRAEGDENKPNKDVEFVETLLKCAAAHRPLDKNRVYTGGHSAGGIFTNHIIQRKSELFAGAIVASGVFTQTSPTPEPVMDKMLVLVTWGGDNDKYTGKAGDRDVTDFSFVPEASSATKFYNNQKNVGQANCKGKNLGHAWLSPINDWMIDLLLAHPKGFPGAGALELAPVPATGRATCTTEPFTATASITISCGASTTANCQNACQLFADCGAENASVAGVLKKELAALGIAGTNCGGCIKRCEEKATAPVDAEVLDCMKTSQKTECAQGIAGAFPLIDAVNICCKGKSTSNYCKDVCTVIKGNGTALGYFATCQEF; encoded by the coding sequence ATGGTTCGTCCTGCATCACTCGCCGCGTCTTTTCTCGCCCTCGCCCTCTCCGCCTTCGCCTGTAGCTCCTCCGAGAGCACCGCGGTGACCCCCACCGGCGGCGCCGATGCGGGCGTCGTCGACCCGCAAAAAGCTGAGGATGTTCCGGCGGTTGCGATTCAGGCGTCGACCGACGATTGCCCCGCAGCGTACCAGGGCAAAGCCCCCGCCCCCGGCTGGAACCGCGGCTTCGAGGTGGCGGGCCAGAAGCGCGACTTCTGGGCCATCTTCCCCGAGGGTGACTCGACCACGCCGGCGCCCGTGTTCATGGCCTACAACGGCACGAGCGAGAACGGCCAGGCCTTCGCCGAGCGGGCCGATCTCGCCGCCTTCGCGAAGCGCGGCTTCGTCGTGCTCGCCCCCTCCTCGGTCGGCAACGGCGCGATTTGGCCCATCTGGGATTCGATGCGAGCCGAGGGCGACGAGAACAAGCCCAACAAGGACGTGGAGTTCGTCGAGACCCTTTTGAAGTGCGCCGCCGCGCACCGCCCCCTCGACAAGAACCGCGTCTACACCGGCGGGCACTCCGCGGGCGGCATCTTCACGAACCACATCATCCAGCGAAAGAGCGAGCTCTTCGCCGGCGCCATCGTCGCGTCGGGCGTCTTCACGCAGACGAGCCCCACGCCCGAGCCGGTGATGGACAAGATGCTCGTCTTGGTCACCTGGGGCGGCGACAACGACAAGTACACCGGGAAGGCCGGCGACCGCGACGTGACGGACTTCAGCTTCGTGCCCGAGGCGTCGTCGGCGACCAAGTTCTACAACAACCAGAAGAACGTGGGTCAGGCCAACTGCAAGGGCAAGAACCTGGGCCACGCTTGGCTCTCACCGATCAACGACTGGATGATCGACCTCTTGCTCGCACACCCGAAGGGCTTCCCCGGCGCCGGCGCCCTCGAGCTCGCGCCGGTGCCCGCCACGGGCCGCGCGACCTGCACCACCGAGCCCTTCACCGCGACGGCGAGCATCACCATTAGCTGCGGCGCGAGCACGACGGCGAATTGCCAGAACGCTTGCCAGCTCTTCGCCGATTGCGGCGCGGAGAACGCGAGCGTCGCCGGCGTGCTCAAGAAGGAGCTCGCGGCCCTCGGCATCGCCGGCACCAACTGCGGCGGCTGCATCAAACGCTGCGAAGAGAAGGCCACAGCCCCCGTCGACGCGGAGGTCCTCGACTGCATGAAGACCTCGCAGAAGACCGAGTGCGCGCAGGGCATCGCCGGAGCCTTCCCGCTCATCGACGCCGTCAACATCTGCTGCAAAGGCAAGTCGACGTCGAACTACTGCAAGGACGTCTGCACGGTCATCAAGGGCAACGGGACGGCGCTCGGGTATTTCGCCACCTGCCAAGAGTTCTGA
- the tsaA gene encoding tRNA (N6-threonylcarbamoyladenosine(37)-N6)-methyltransferase TrmO, whose amino-acid sequence MVHADHSAPVTGEVDARAPIAFVPIGVARTALSERASAARQPAAAGGAEGRIELYDGRGFEDALFGLEGFSHLWLLYVFDRNVSAGFRPKVLPPRSKVGRVGVFATRSPHRPNAIGMSVVELVRVEGLVVFVKGVDLLDGTPILDIKPYVAYADAVAEASTGWLAADPEPPWGVRFSALAEEQLAHLEGGGLSLAADITSRLALGPQPHAYRRIKLEPPAEGGGVRGTLALKDWRVRFEAAAAARELVVVSLHTGYRPSQLAEGGSAPPLHRAFAARFS is encoded by the coding sequence ATGGTACACGCGGATCATTCCGCACCCGTGACCGGCGAGGTCGACGCGCGCGCGCCTATCGCCTTTGTGCCCATCGGCGTCGCGCGGACGGCGCTCTCGGAGCGCGCCTCGGCGGCGCGGCAGCCGGCCGCCGCTGGCGGCGCCGAGGGGCGGATCGAGCTCTACGACGGCCGCGGCTTCGAAGACGCGCTGTTCGGGCTCGAGGGCTTCAGTCACCTGTGGCTCCTTTATGTCTTCGATCGCAATGTGAGCGCCGGCTTTCGTCCGAAGGTGCTGCCACCGCGGAGCAAGGTCGGGCGCGTCGGCGTCTTCGCGACGCGCTCGCCGCATCGCCCCAACGCCATCGGCATGAGCGTCGTCGAGCTTGTGCGCGTCGAGGGCCTCGTCGTCTTCGTCAAGGGCGTCGACCTCCTCGATGGCACGCCCATCTTGGACATCAAGCCCTACGTGGCCTACGCCGACGCCGTCGCCGAGGCCTCGACCGGTTGGCTCGCGGCCGATCCGGAGCCGCCATGGGGCGTGCGCTTCAGCGCGCTCGCCGAGGAGCAGCTCGCGCACCTCGAGGGGGGGGGCCTCTCGCTCGCGGCCGACATCACCTCGCGCCTCGCGCTCGGCCCGCAGCCCCACGCGTACCGGCGCATCAAGCTGGAGCCGCCGGCTGAAGGCGGCGGGGTGCGCGGGACCTTGGCGCTGAAGGACTGGCGCGTTCGCTTCGAGGCCGCTGCGGCCGCGCGCGAGCTCGTCGTCGTGTCGCTTCACACCGGCTACCGGCCGAGCCAACTCGCCGAGGGCGGCAGCGCGCCGCCGCTCCATCGGGCGTTTGCGGCGCGCTTTTCGTAG
- a CDS encoding serine/threonine protein kinase, translated as MSDSQQRYRVVEKLESGGMAEVFRAESEGLQGFRKQVAIKRVLPHLSEKKKFISMFLDEARLSAHLSHSNCVQVFDIGVGDAAYFIVMEFVDGANLKAIIEYLKKQGKEFPVPMAVYIALEICKGLAYAHELRDPQGRDLHIVHRDMSPPNVLITKFGEVKIVDFGLAKANSQLEKSEPGIIKGKFSYLSPEAALGQEVDHRADIFAVGIILWELLTGQRLFLGESDFQTVKKVQQSVIPSVRQYNSRVSAELESLVMRSLAKEPAQRYNTARDFGKDLVRFLFAQGQSVSTFDIELLVQGAMRDRQRARPQQHSIIDKLIEEALLEFTSLKEEQAAAAASQRKGGGSGPAPLNMGDFSDPSHWINELAAGGDRLQIGVASDPLRASLPPELFTPGNLSALEEGTLARPATPAPIASSHMAAPAPVMVPPGAPAALAGAHAQPVRIQEMSSGGPSRAMIGVLIFLAAVFAAVVAWYTRIIPHP; from the coding sequence ATGTCCGACTCGCAGCAAAGGTACCGCGTCGTCGAGAAGCTCGAGTCGGGCGGTATGGCGGAGGTGTTCCGCGCCGAGAGCGAGGGGCTCCAGGGCTTCCGCAAGCAAGTCGCCATCAAGCGCGTCTTGCCGCACCTCTCCGAGAAGAAGAAGTTCATCTCGATGTTCTTGGACGAGGCGCGCCTCTCGGCGCACCTCTCGCACTCGAACTGCGTTCAGGTCTTCGACATCGGCGTCGGCGACGCCGCGTACTTCATCGTCATGGAGTTCGTCGACGGCGCGAACTTGAAGGCGATCATCGAGTACCTGAAGAAGCAGGGGAAAGAGTTCCCCGTGCCGATGGCGGTCTACATCGCCCTCGAGATTTGCAAGGGCCTCGCCTACGCGCACGAGCTCCGCGATCCCCAGGGGCGCGATCTGCACATCGTGCACCGCGACATGTCGCCACCGAACGTGCTCATCACGAAGTTCGGCGAGGTGAAGATCGTGGACTTCGGTCTCGCCAAGGCCAACTCGCAGCTCGAGAAGTCCGAGCCCGGCATCATCAAGGGCAAGTTCAGCTACCTGAGCCCCGAGGCGGCGCTCGGCCAAGAGGTCGACCACCGGGCCGACATCTTCGCCGTCGGCATCATTCTCTGGGAGCTGCTCACGGGGCAGCGTTTGTTCCTCGGCGAGAGCGACTTCCAGACCGTCAAGAAGGTGCAGCAGTCGGTCATCCCGTCGGTGCGCCAATACAACTCGCGCGTCTCGGCGGAGCTCGAGTCGCTGGTCATGCGCTCGCTCGCGAAGGAGCCGGCGCAGCGCTACAACACGGCCCGCGACTTCGGCAAAGACCTCGTCCGCTTCCTCTTCGCGCAGGGGCAGTCGGTCAGCACCTTCGACATCGAGCTCTTGGTGCAGGGCGCCATGCGCGATCGTCAGCGCGCGCGCCCGCAGCAGCACTCCATCATCGACAAGCTCATCGAAGAGGCGCTCCTCGAGTTCACCTCGCTCAAGGAGGAGCAGGCGGCCGCCGCCGCGAGCCAGCGCAAGGGCGGTGGCTCGGGTCCGGCCCCGCTCAACATGGGCGACTTCTCCGATCCGTCGCATTGGATCAACGAGCTGGCCGCTGGCGGCGATCGGCTCCAGATCGGCGTCGCCAGCGATCCCTTGCGCGCGTCGTTGCCGCCGGAGCTCTTCACGCCGGGCAACCTCTCGGCGCTCGAGGAGGGAACGCTCGCGCGGCCCGCCACGCCGGCGCCCATCGCGTCGTCGCACATGGCCGCGCCGGCGCCGGTGATGGTGCCGCCCGGTGCTCCGGCCGCGCTCGCCGGCGCGCACGCCCAGCCGGTCCGCATTCAGGAGATGTCGAGCGGCGGGCCGAGCCGCGCCATGATCGGCGTCCTGATCTTCCTCGCCGCGGTCTTCGCGGCGGTCGTTGCATGGTACACGCGGATCATTCCGCACCCGTGA
- a CDS encoding trypsin-like serine protease has protein sequence MAFRAGLALFVGAATLVALAPGCTEAPRGAALGQITQANQGTDTTAHPFAVAICLGAASAGACPRICSGTLVAPNLILTARHCVDNDTGVAGHIRCGVDSFTTRSSPPAQTFVTTKPTLAQGGWRAVSEIRTPTESDGCASDIALLVLSANVPSAEATPADVLAFGPMTDHSRYATEVSMIGYGLAGADKPGTFGTRRILRSVPIQCIVGDPLFADPFCKGGGVGPLPDGGSEDSLDDKANFQVAWGVCSGDSGSAALEETQFRAGKPLAMGVLSRSGNDSGVCLEGIYTRTDRWKDFLVQGATAAAQLGGYALPAWASGPTVPAPPVDAGRADARVTLPDGAVEPAAGEKGASCTRSAECDSTACVAVEGRDAVCVDVCGDGRTCAQGETCVTVEGGDVCVPLTTRSRIIQQPAAEPEGCAVGPRPGATTLPVLLALAAALRRRRRRSA, from the coding sequence ATGGCTTTTCGCGCGGGGCTCGCGTTGTTCGTCGGTGCCGCGACGCTGGTCGCCCTCGCCCCCGGATGCACCGAGGCGCCTCGCGGCGCCGCGCTGGGGCAAATCACCCAAGCGAATCAAGGCACCGACACGACGGCGCATCCCTTCGCGGTCGCCATTTGTTTGGGCGCCGCGTCAGCCGGCGCCTGCCCCCGCATTTGTTCAGGCACGCTCGTCGCCCCGAACCTGATCCTCACGGCCCGCCACTGCGTCGACAACGACACCGGCGTGGCGGGCCACATCCGCTGCGGCGTCGATTCGTTCACGACGCGCTCGTCGCCGCCGGCACAGACCTTCGTGACGACCAAGCCGACCCTCGCGCAGGGCGGATGGCGCGCCGTCTCCGAGATCCGCACGCCGACGGAGAGCGACGGTTGCGCCTCCGACATCGCGCTCCTCGTTCTGTCGGCCAACGTGCCCTCCGCCGAGGCGACCCCGGCCGACGTCCTCGCCTTTGGCCCGATGACCGACCACAGCCGCTACGCGACGGAGGTGTCGATGATCGGCTACGGCCTCGCCGGCGCCGACAAACCGGGCACCTTTGGTACGCGCCGCATCCTGAGGAGCGTGCCCATCCAGTGCATCGTCGGCGATCCGCTCTTCGCCGACCCCTTTTGCAAAGGCGGCGGCGTCGGCCCGCTCCCCGACGGCGGCTCGGAAGACAGCCTCGACGACAAAGCGAACTTCCAGGTGGCCTGGGGCGTCTGCTCCGGCGACTCGGGCAGCGCGGCGCTCGAGGAGACGCAGTTCCGCGCCGGCAAGCCGCTCGCGATGGGGGTCCTCAGTCGCTCCGGGAACGACAGCGGCGTTTGCCTGGAGGGCATCTACACGCGCACCGACCGGTGGAAAGACTTCCTCGTGCAGGGAGCGACGGCCGCGGCGCAGCTCGGCGGTTATGCGCTCCCCGCGTGGGCGAGCGGGCCGACGGTGCCGGCTCCGCCCGTCGACGCCGGTCGCGCCGACGCGCGCGTCACCTTGCCCGACGGAGCGGTGGAACCGGCAGCGGGCGAGAAGGGTGCATCTTGCACACGTTCCGCCGAGTGCGATTCGACGGCGTGCGTGGCCGTCGAGGGACGCGACGCAGTCTGCGTCGACGTGTGCGGCGACGGCCGCACGTGCGCGCAAGGTGAAACCTGCGTCACCGTGGAAGGCGGCGACGTGTGCGTCCCGTTGACGACGCGCTCGCGGATCATTCAGCAGCCCGCGGCCGAGCCGGAAGGATGCGCGGTAGGCCCGAGGCCCGGGGCGACCACGCTGCCCGTTCTGCTGGCCTTGGCCGCGGCGTTGCGACGGCGACGACGGAGGTCCGCGTGA
- a CDS encoding YbjN domain-containing protein has product MDDLWKSAQATVEQAIGGLGIKADTIRSESDGQLTYSLMRGSALTLVSLRKHEEDVLLRVACPVMTLPPEDKRPHLFERLLELNAGAVMGGAAFALAGGRVVALSERPARGLDESEATHLIRRTSAVADTFDDRLVREFGGERASGKA; this is encoded by the coding sequence ATGGACGACCTCTGGAAGAGCGCGCAGGCCACCGTGGAGCAAGCCATTGGCGGCCTTGGAATCAAGGCGGACACCATTCGCTCGGAGAGCGACGGACAGCTCACCTACAGCTTGATGCGCGGCAGCGCGCTCACGCTCGTGAGCCTTCGCAAACACGAAGAGGACGTCCTCTTGCGCGTCGCCTGCCCCGTCATGACGCTCCCGCCGGAAGACAAGCGCCCCCACCTCTTCGAGCGCCTCCTCGAGCTCAACGCCGGCGCCGTGATGGGCGGGGCTGCCTTTGCGCTGGCCGGCGGCCGAGTGGTGGCGCTCAGTGAAAGGCCCGCGCGTGGCCTCGACGAGAGCGAAGCGACGCACCTGATTCGCCGCACGAGCGCCGTCGCCGACACCTTCGACGATCGGCTCGTACGCGAGTTCGGCGGCGAACGAGCTTCCGGCAAAGCCTGA
- a CDS encoding cytochrome c family protein, giving the protein MPGGQAIPQAFLPPGSFRDDTGPSDIIFPPQKLTVRFNHKLHLTKIQGTTCATCHPGALTSANAGDRLLPPPTKCDNCHLSDHTNLGAVTEGPDAEGKCAFCHVGYREGDGNKVAPLHLPPPNLVFNHQKHAARNIGCAQCHGAVQELELATRDQMPRMRGCFNCHVFPEASARGSAKSDCTTCHITARPGDPKSGRLKVVFAQGALTPPRWLRGSQHTPDWLERHRKVAGSDSAFCANCHKEEMCVDCHDGRVRPRSVHPSDYLNMHAIEARMASQRCTSCHREQSFCLSCHQRVGVSMGGPTAVRESGRFHPPKAQWSDAPRKPGHHAQEAERNLNACVSCHTERDCASCHGGAGIGAGRYNPHGPGFAAQCASQMRRNARPCFVCHEPNATALAMCR; this is encoded by the coding sequence ATGCCTGGCGGACAGGCGATTCCGCAGGCGTTCTTGCCGCCCGGGAGTTTTCGCGATGACACGGGACCAAGCGACATCATCTTCCCGCCACAGAAGCTCACCGTCCGCTTCAACCACAAGCTGCACCTCACCAAGATTCAGGGCACGACCTGCGCGACTTGCCACCCGGGCGCGCTGACGAGCGCCAACGCCGGCGACCGCCTGCTGCCGCCGCCAACGAAGTGCGACAACTGCCACTTGAGCGATCACACGAACCTCGGCGCCGTGACGGAAGGCCCCGACGCGGAGGGCAAGTGCGCCTTCTGCCACGTGGGCTACCGGGAAGGCGACGGCAACAAGGTCGCGCCGCTGCACCTGCCGCCGCCGAACCTGGTCTTCAATCACCAGAAGCACGCTGCGCGAAACATCGGTTGCGCCCAATGCCATGGGGCCGTGCAAGAGCTGGAGCTGGCGACGCGCGATCAGATGCCGCGCATGCGCGGCTGCTTCAATTGCCACGTCTTCCCCGAAGCCTCGGCGCGAGGCTCGGCCAAGAGCGACTGCACGACGTGCCACATCACGGCGAGGCCCGGCGATCCGAAGTCGGGCCGCTTGAAGGTCGTCTTCGCACAGGGCGCGCTCACGCCGCCCCGGTGGCTTCGGGGCTCCCAACACACGCCCGACTGGCTCGAGCGTCACCGCAAAGTGGCCGGGAGCGACTCCGCGTTCTGCGCCAATTGCCACAAGGAAGAGATGTGCGTCGACTGCCACGACGGACGCGTCCGCCCGCGCAGCGTTCACCCGAGCGACTACTTGAACATGCACGCCATCGAGGCGCGCATGGCGTCGCAACGCTGCACGAGCTGTCACCGCGAGCAGAGCTTCTGCCTCTCGTGTCACCAGCGAGTCGGCGTTTCCATGGGCGGCCCCACGGCGGTGCGCGAATCAGGACGGTTCCATCCGCCGAAGGCGCAGTGGAGCGACGCACCGCGAAAGCCCGGCCACCACGCGCAAGAGGCAGAGCGGAACCTCAACGCGTGCGTGAGCTGCCACACGGAGCGCGACTGCGCGAGCTGCCACGGCGGGGCGGGCATCGGAGCCGGGCGCTACAACCCGCACGGCCCCGGCTTCGCGGCCCAGTGCGCGTCGCAGATGCGCCGCAACGCGCGGCCGTGTTTCGTTTGCCACGAGCCCAACGCGACGGCCCTCGCGATGTGCCGGTAG
- a CDS encoding phosphoenolpyruvate kinase, whose product MTLASSPWAALFREADANAEARPRLLPRLERRAPAHVVYGGAHLYAEGTVEKVGALARRAFDTYGRDASTFAAALGLPAGTEDRTFERVRAKLLREPVEDYRIDFEDGYGVRSDAEEDEHAARAGRALARAAREGRGAPLSGVRVKSLAVATRLRAARTFDTFMTALLDEGGGALPPGFVVTLPKVEGPAEVRVLSSRLDDLERASGLSSGAIGLELMVETPAIVLGPDGRSPLGEVVRAGAGRVTGVHIGSYDLTASLGIVGSAQRLEHPACDFAKHIVRFVLAGQGLALSDGATTVLPIEPHRGEPHRGEPLTAEARAVNERAVHHAWRLHANAVRHGLIGGFFQGWDLHPAQVPARFGALFAFFAETLPEMRARLGRFRAQKEQATRVGQAFDDAATAEGLANFFRFGELVGALDPHESAA is encoded by the coding sequence GTGACGTTGGCGAGCTCGCCCTGGGCGGCGCTCTTTCGGGAGGCCGACGCGAACGCGGAGGCGCGGCCTCGACTCCTTCCGCGCCTCGAGCGGCGTGCGCCAGCGCACGTCGTCTACGGCGGCGCGCATCTGTACGCCGAAGGCACCGTCGAGAAGGTGGGCGCCTTGGCGCGCCGCGCCTTCGACACCTACGGGCGCGACGCAAGCACCTTCGCCGCGGCGTTAGGTCTGCCGGCGGGCACCGAGGACCGTACGTTCGAACGGGTTCGCGCCAAGCTCCTGCGCGAGCCCGTCGAGGACTACCGCATCGACTTCGAGGACGGCTACGGTGTCCGCTCCGACGCGGAAGAAGACGAGCACGCGGCGCGAGCGGGGCGAGCTCTCGCGCGCGCGGCGCGCGAAGGTCGCGGAGCACCCTTGAGCGGCGTGCGCGTGAAGTCCCTCGCCGTGGCCACGCGCCTTCGCGCAGCGCGCACCTTCGACACGTTCATGACGGCGCTCTTGGACGAAGGCGGTGGCGCCTTGCCGCCGGGGTTCGTGGTCACGCTCCCCAAGGTCGAAGGCCCGGCTGAGGTGCGCGTTCTCTCGTCGCGCCTCGATGACCTCGAACGGGCGAGCGGTCTCTCGTCCGGCGCCATCGGCCTCGAGCTCATGGTGGAGACGCCGGCCATCGTCCTGGGCCCGGATGGCAGGAGCCCGCTCGGTGAGGTTGTGCGCGCGGGCGCTGGCCGCGTCACAGGCGTGCACATCGGGAGCTACGATTTGACAGCGAGCCTCGGCATCGTCGGCTCGGCGCAGCGCCTCGAGCACCCGGCCTGCGACTTCGCGAAGCACATCGTCCGGTTCGTCCTCGCGGGTCAAGGCCTCGCGCTCTCCGACGGCGCGACCACGGTCCTTCCTATCGAGCCGCACCGGGGCGAGCCGCACCGGGGCGAGCCGCTCACGGCCGAGGCGCGTGCCGTCAACGAGCGTGCCGTGCATCACGCGTGGCGCCTCCACGCCAACGCTGTCCGACACGGCCTGATCGGCGGGTTTTTCCAAGGTTGGGACCTACACCCTGCGCAGGTTCCGGCGCGCTTCGGCGCCCTCTTCGCGTTCTTCGCCGAGACGCTGCCGGAGATGCGGGCGCGCTTGGGCCGATTTCGGGCTCAAAAGGAGCAGGCGACGCGCGTCGGGCAAGCGTTCGACGACGCGGCGACGGCGGAAGGCCTCGCGAACTTCTTTCGTTTCGGCGAGCTCGTCGGTGCGCTCGACCCGCACGAGAGCGCCGCGTAG
- a CDS encoding FAD binding domain-containing protein gives MSQVAHAAAGLERCRLLRPRRLEDAAAMLAESLGKGERAMALAGGTDVIVDRHLLPVDRATAIDCVIDLTGIADFHAIERRQVDGRSVLRFAGGVTYWDLRQSRDVGAHLPMLADMARDVGAVQIQTRGTLAGNVASASPAADGVAALLALGATLELVSAKGARRVALKDALLGYRKTALAPGELIGAIEVVVPSAGAKVFWRKVGTRLAQAISKVALASVVELDGDVVRSAAFGVASVAATTHALGGVSLAVAGASLASLDHAAVDAAVANDIRPIDDVRSTGPYRLHVTKALVRQALFL, from the coding sequence GTGAGTCAGGTCGCGCACGCCGCGGCGGGCCTCGAGCGTTGTCGGCTCCTTCGTCCGCGAAGGCTCGAAGACGCCGCCGCGATGCTCGCTGAGAGCCTCGGCAAAGGAGAGCGTGCCATGGCCCTCGCCGGCGGCACCGACGTCATCGTCGACCGACACCTGTTGCCCGTCGACCGCGCCACCGCCATCGACTGCGTGATCGACCTCACGGGCATCGCCGACTTCCACGCCATCGAGCGGCGTCAGGTCGACGGTCGCTCGGTGCTGCGCTTCGCCGGCGGCGTGACGTACTGGGATCTCCGCCAGAGCCGGGATGTCGGCGCTCACCTCCCGATGCTCGCCGACATGGCGCGCGACGTTGGAGCCGTGCAGATCCAAACGCGCGGCACTTTGGCCGGAAACGTGGCCAGCGCTTCGCCGGCGGCTGACGGCGTCGCGGCGCTCTTGGCTCTCGGGGCCACGCTCGAGCTCGTGAGCGCGAAAGGCGCCCGGCGCGTCGCCCTCAAAGACGCGCTGCTCGGATACCGGAAGACGGCGCTCGCTCCCGGCGAGCTCATCGGCGCCATCGAGGTCGTCGTGCCGTCGGCAGGGGCGAAGGTCTTCTGGCGCAAGGTCGGCACGCGCCTCGCCCAGGCCATCTCGAAGGTCGCCCTCGCGAGCGTCGTCGAGCTCGACGGCGACGTCGTCCGCTCCGCGGCCTTCGGCGTGGCGTCGGTGGCGGCGACGACGCACGCGCTCGGCGGCGTGTCGCTGGCTGTCGCTGGTGCATCGCTCGCGTCGCTCGATCACGCTGCCGTGGACGCGGCCGTCGCGAATGACATTCGACCCATCGACGACGTCCGCTCGACGGGACCCTATCGCCTTCACGTCACCAAGGCGCTCGTGCGGCAGGCTCTCTTCTTGTGA
- a CDS encoding (2Fe-2S)-binding protein: MIRMIVNGKPVSVDAPPMARLLDVLRGPLGLTGTKEGCGEGECGACSVLLGGVAVNACLVAAGQCDGEEVVTVEGLALGDALTSLQRCFIEDGGAQCGICTPGMLVAAEALLKSNRSPSEADVRDAIAGNLCRCTGYQRIVDAILHAAADLRKQAGAS, translated from the coding sequence ATGATTCGAATGATCGTGAACGGCAAGCCGGTAAGCGTTGACGCTCCGCCGATGGCGCGTCTGCTCGATGTGCTGCGCGGTCCCTTGGGCCTCACGGGAACCAAGGAGGGCTGCGGAGAAGGCGAGTGTGGCGCCTGTTCGGTGCTCCTCGGCGGTGTCGCGGTCAACGCGTGCCTCGTCGCCGCCGGGCAATGCGACGGAGAAGAGGTCGTGACCGTCGAGGGCCTCGCGCTCGGCGACGCGCTCACCTCGCTTCAACGATGCTTCATCGAAGACGGCGGCGCGCAGTGCGGCATCTGCACGCCGGGCATGCTCGTGGCGGCGGAGGCTCTCTTGAAGTCGAACCGCTCGCCGAGCGAGGCCGACGTTCGTGACGCCATCGCGGGCAACTTGTGTCGTTGCACGGGCTATCAGCGCATCGTCGACGCGATCCTTCACGCCGCCGCCGACCTCCGTAAGCAAGCGGGTGCGTCGTGA